Proteins co-encoded in one Rhopalosiphum maidis isolate BTI-1 chromosome 2, ASM367621v3, whole genome shotgun sequence genomic window:
- the LOC113554141 gene encoding histone H2B: MAPGGKSAGKAMKKSSGKAQKNIAKSDKKRKPKRKESYAIYIYKVLKQVHPDTGVSSKAMSIMNSFVNDLFERIAAESSRLAHYNKRSTITSREIQTAVRLLLPGELAKHAVSEGTKAVTKYTSSK, from the coding sequence ATGGCTCCAGGAGGTAAATCCGCAGGAAAGGCAATGAAAAAATCGTCCGGCAAGGCACAAAAAAACATCGCCAAGTCCGACAAGAAACGCAAGCCAAAGAGGAAAGAATCGTACGCCATCTACATCTACAAAGTGTTGAAGCAAGTGCACCCCGACACCGGTGTTTCCTCTAAGGCCATGAGCATAATGAACAGCTTCGTCAACGATCTGTTCGAACGCATTGCCGCCGAGTCCAGTCGTCTGGCCCACTACAACAAGCGCTCGACCATTACCAGTCGGGAAATCCAAACCGCCGTCCGACTCCTGTTGCCCGGTGAATTAGCCAAGCACGCAGTCAGTGAAGGAACCAAGGCTGTTACAAAATACACCAGTTCCAAATAA
- the LOC113554145 gene encoding histone H2A-like, protein MSGRGKAGKSKGGKSKTRSSRAGLQFPVGRIHRLLRKGNYAERVGAGAPVYLAAVMEYLAAEVLELAGNAARDNKKSRIIPRHLQLAIRNDEELNKLLSGVTIAQGGVLPNIQAVLLPKKTEKKV, encoded by the coding sequence ATGAGCGGAAGAGGCAAAGCAGGCAAATCGAAGGGAGGTAAATCCAAGACCAGGTCGTCCCGTGCCGGACTCCAGTTCCCGGTCGGTCGTATCCATCGTCTGTTGAGGAAAGGAAATTACGCCGAGCGCGTCGGAGCCGGTGCACCGGTATACCTGGCCGCTGTTATGGAATATTTGGCAGCCGAAGTGTTGGAATTGGCCGGTAACGCTGCCCGTGACAACAAGAAATCTCGTATCATCCCCAGACATTTGCAATTGGCAATCAGGAACGACGAAGAATTGAACAAACTGTTGTCCGGTGTTACAATCGCACAAGGCGGTGTGTTACCTAACATCCAAGCCGTACTTTTGCCCAAAAAGACTGAAAAGAAAGTCTAA